A window of Costertonia aggregata contains these coding sequences:
- a CDS encoding DUF1684 domain-containing protein — protein sequence MKYIFVFFGLMIFGCKTEKKYHDEKKEEIALQSTNALSEIKQFQDNLNEEFKNPNTSPLPDRYRKNFESLDFFPPDTTFRVLAKFERTPNALPFMMPTTTERQSEEVVYGIATFELMGDKYKLEIYQSPELIKEEEYENYLFLPFLDDTNGKETYAGGRYIDLTIPNNDTIVIDFNKAYNPYCAYNKKYSCPIVPTVNTLNTKILAGVKTFKK from the coding sequence ATGAAGTATATTTTTGTTTTTTTTGGTTTGATGATTTTTGGTTGTAAGACCGAAAAAAAATATCATGATGAAAAAAAGGAAGAAATAGCCCTGCAAAGTACCAATGCCCTATCGGAAATAAAACAATTTCAGGATAACCTGAATGAAGAATTCAAAAACCCGAACACATCACCATTGCCCGATAGGTACAGAAAAAATTTTGAAAGCCTGGATTTTTTCCCGCCAGACACAACTTTTAGAGTGCTCGCAAAGTTCGAAAGAACACCAAATGCTTTACCGTTCATGATGCCCACTACGACCGAGAGACAATCTGAAGAAGTGGTGTACGGCATCGCTACATTTGAATTAATGGGAGATAAATACAAATTGGAAATTTATCAAAGTCCCGAATTGATTAAGGAAGAGGAGTATGAAAATTATTTGTTCTTGCCCTTCTTAGATGATACGAACGGAAAAGAAACCTATGCCGGCGGTAGGTATATAGATTTGACCATACCCAATAATGATACTATAGTCATAGATTTCAATAAGGCCTACAATCCTTATTGTGCATACAATAAAAAATACTCATGCCCGATCGTTCCTACCGTGAATACGTTGAACACAAAAATTTTGGCAGGGGTAAAAACATTTAAAAAGTAA
- a CDS encoding outer membrane beta-barrel protein, with protein sequence MKITKTNFVKNLLLLAFTITTAVSYAQEDEVKEKKLSISGSVDAYFRTNLNSSDRPIFGDEGNSFQNPGTSFAGATGFALGFANLIASYEGEKTGAVADLVYGPRALEAAGGDAGIFVNQLYAYWNISEKTTLTAGRFNTYLGYEVIAPAANFNYSTSYLFSSGPFSHVGLKADFALSDDFSLMLAVMNVTDENFNLTGEYALGAQLGYSGQFLNFYYDGNAKLGFEIDYTGGFDLSEDFFLGINAAYADNDGAGFAGAALYPQYATSDNFTLGLRAEYFTPFDGIDGTDDESVIAATLTGSYTIENLIIKPEIRLDSWSDERFLDNDLEATKSLSSFLIAAIYSF encoded by the coding sequence ATGAAGATTACAAAAACAAATTTCGTAAAAAATCTATTATTATTGGCTTTTACAATAACAACAGCAGTTTCTTATGCGCAAGAGGATGAAGTAAAAGAAAAAAAGCTTTCTATCAGCGGTAGTGTAGATGCGTATTTTAGAACAAATCTGAACTCATCTGACAGGCCTATTTTTGGCGATGAAGGAAACTCATTTCAAAACCCTGGAACTTCTTTTGCCGGTGCCACCGGGTTTGCTTTGGGTTTTGCAAATTTGATAGCAAGCTATGAGGGAGAAAAAACGGGTGCCGTTGCAGATTTGGTCTATGGCCCAAGGGCATTGGAAGCCGCTGGGGGCGATGCGGGGATATTTGTGAACCAATTATACGCTTACTGGAACATTTCTGAAAAAACGACCCTTACCGCGGGTAGATTCAACACGTATTTAGGCTATGAAGTAATTGCCCCTGCAGCCAATTTTAATTATAGTACATCATATTTGTTTTCAAGCGGTCCTTTTTCCCACGTAGGCTTGAAAGCCGACTTTGCACTATCAGATGATTTTAGCCTAATGTTGGCGGTAATGAACGTAACCGATGAAAACTTTAACCTTACCGGGGAATATGCCTTAGGGGCACAACTTGGGTATTCAGGACAATTTTTGAACTTTTACTATGACGGAAACGCTAAATTAGGTTTTGAGATTGACTATACCGGTGGGTTTGACCTGTCCGAAGATTTCTTTTTGGGAATTAATGCAGCTTATGCAGATAATGACGGTGCTGGCTTCGCTGGAGCGGCTTTGTATCCGCAATATGCCACTTCAGATAATTTTACATTAGGTCTAAGAGCCGAATATTTTACACCTTTTGATGGTATTGATGGCACCGATGACGAAAGTGTTATTGCAGCTACATTAACAGGAAGCTATACCATAGAAAATTTGATAATTAAGCCAGAGATACGTTTAGATTCTTGGAGCGACGAACGCTTTCTTGATAACGATCTCGAAGCGACAAAGAGCCTATCGTCTTTCTTGATAGCCGCCATTTACTCGTTCTGA
- a CDS encoding ammonium transporter yields the protein MEGLLTTNNVWMMLCTALVFFMHMGFSFLEIGLTRQKNTINILFKNVFIICVGLLLYYIGGFNLMYPGFGEGEMGILKFAGFGIEAPLNTEGTLDLAYSGGYTYWTDFLFQGMFAATAATIVSGAVAERIKIGPFMIFTIVYVGLIYPIVGSWQWGVGFLNVLGNTQAEADLIRTAAETAPDAKGFHDFAGSTLVHSVGGWAALIAVYLLGPRIGKFGEDGKPKAIPGHNIPLAAGGVLILWLGWFGFNGGSVLSADPAGTSLVLVTTCLAAAAGGVGAFIFSTLLYKNLDLTMFLNGILGGLVGITAGADLMSPFESIIIGLLAGAIIVLAVALIDKIKLDDPVGAIAVHLVCGIWGTLAVGIFGVKAGGDQFLYQLAGVGATATFCSISAFIIIFALKKTVGIRVSKEEELDGLDIHEHGMDAYADFRMNQH from the coding sequence ATGGAAGGATTATTGACTACGAACAATGTTTGGATGATGTTATGTACCGCTTTGGTATTCTTCATGCACATGGGTTTCTCATTTTTGGAGATCGGCCTTACCAGACAAAAAAATACAATAAACATTTTATTCAAAAACGTTTTTATAATATGTGTAGGCCTACTGCTCTATTATATCGGGGGATTTAATTTAATGTACCCAGGGTTTGGAGAAGGTGAGATGGGTATTTTAAAATTTGCCGGATTTGGCATTGAAGCCCCATTAAATACCGAGGGTACTTTAGATTTGGCATACAGTGGCGGATACACCTATTGGACTGACTTTCTTTTTCAGGGAATGTTTGCCGCTACCGCTGCTACAATAGTCTCCGGAGCCGTGGCCGAACGAATCAAGATCGGGCCGTTCATGATTTTTACCATAGTCTACGTAGGGCTCATTTATCCTATCGTAGGTTCGTGGCAGTGGGGCGTAGGATTCTTAAACGTATTGGGCAACACACAGGCAGAAGCCGATTTGATACGAACAGCTGCTGAAACTGCACCAGATGCAAAAGGGTTTCATGATTTTGCAGGATCTACCTTGGTACATTCCGTTGGTGGCTGGGCAGCCTTGATCGCTGTATACCTATTGGGACCACGTATTGGTAAATTTGGAGAGGACGGCAAGCCTAAAGCCATTCCCGGTCACAACATTCCGTTGGCCGCAGGCGGAGTACTAATACTATGGTTAGGCTGGTTTGGCTTTAACGGTGGTTCTGTGCTTTCGGCCGACCCGGCCGGCACCTCATTGGTATTGGTCACAACATGCTTGGCCGCAGCGGCCGGTGGTGTTGGGGCATTTATTTTTTCAACGTTACTTTACAAAAATCTGGACCTTACCATGTTCTTAAACGGTATTTTAGGGGGATTGGTAGGTATCACGGCCGGGGCCGATCTAATGTCTCCTTTTGAGTCGATCATTATTGGGCTTCTAGCTGGTGCCATTATAGTTTTAGCGGTTGCCCTAATCGATAAAATTAAACTTGACGATCCCGTTGGCGCCATTGCCGTTCACTTAGTTTGTGGTATTTGGGGAACGTTGGCCGTTGGAATATTTGGCGTAAAGGCAGGCGGCGATCAATTTCTTTATCAATTGGCAGGGGTTGGCGCAACGGCAACATTTTGCTCAATATCTGCTTTTATCATCATCTTCGCACTTAAGAAAACAGTAGGTATTCGGGTTTCCAAAGAAGAGGAGCTTGACGGTCTGGACATTCACGAACACGGTATGGATGCATATGCCGATTTTAGAATGAACCAACATTAA
- a CDS encoding P-II family nitrogen regulator, with amino-acid sequence MKKIEAIIRKSKFDDVKKALHQIEVNFFSYWDVTGVGNEKQGHVYRGISYSTTDIQRRYLSIVVSDEFLERTVNTILESAYSGNVGDGKIFVSDIIEAYRIRTKESGQAGIN; translated from the coding sequence ATGAAAAAAATTGAGGCAATCATTAGAAAGTCCAAATTTGATGACGTCAAGAAAGCGTTGCATCAAATAGAGGTAAACTTTTTTAGCTACTGGGACGTTACCGGAGTCGGTAATGAGAAACAAGGTCATGTATATCGTGGCATTTCTTACAGCACTACGGATATCCAAAGAAGATATCTATCCATCGTAGTATCCGATGAATTTTTGGAAAGGACCGTAAACACGATTTTGGAATCCGCTTATTCTGGAAATGTAGGTGATGGAAAAATTTTCGTTTCCGATATCATCGAAGCTTACAGAATACGAACTAAAGAAAGCGGACAAGCTGGAATCAATTAA
- the crcB gene encoding fluoride efflux transporter CrcB — MKQALLVFIGGGLGSFLRFLISKTFNPYFQHFFLGTFMVNILGCLIIGILLGFSTKGNFLSQNQLLLLSTGFCGGFTTFSTFAFEKHSLLRAGELFSFSLYTISSIVVGILAISVGLWISKML; from the coding sequence ATGAAACAAGCTTTACTTGTATTTATAGGTGGTGGTTTAGGTAGTTTTCTTCGCTTCCTTATCAGCAAAACATTCAACCCCTATTTTCAACATTTTTTTCTGGGCACTTTTATGGTAAACATATTGGGTTGCTTGATAATAGGTATTCTTTTGGGCTTTTCCACAAAAGGTAATTTTTTGAGCCAAAACCAACTTTTATTATTGTCCACAGGTTTTTGTGGTGGCTTTACCACTTTTTCCACTTTTGCCTTTGAAAAACATTCGTTATTAAGGGCCGGTGAACTTTTCTCTTTTTCATTATACACTATATCAAGTATTGTTGTGGGTATTCTTGCGATTTCTGTAGGGCTTTGGATTTCAAAAATGTTATAA
- a CDS encoding pyrophosphohydrolase domain-containing protein has product MKSKITAVERFHISFGLGVSKIPKADLGQKKNMLRFNLMDEENKEYLEAAENDDIVEVADALGDMLYILCGTILEHGMQHKIEEVFEEIQRSNMSKLGDDGKPIYREDGKVLKGPNYFKPNIKSILDK; this is encoded by the coding sequence ATGAAAAGTAAGATTACAGCAGTTGAACGTTTTCATATATCTTTTGGTTTGGGCGTGTCCAAAATTCCAAAAGCCGATTTGGGCCAAAAGAAAAATATGCTTCGCTTTAACCTGATGGACGAGGAGAACAAGGAGTACCTTGAGGCTGCCGAAAATGACGATATTGTTGAAGTGGCTGATGCATTGGGCGATATGCTGTATATTTTATGCGGTACTATCCTGGAGCACGGTATGCAACATAAGATTGAGGAGGTTTTCGAAGAAATACAACGTAGCAATATGAGTAAGTTGGGAGATGATGGCAAACCTATTTATCGAGAAGATGGTAAAGTACTCAAAGGTCCCAATTACTTTAAGCCCAATATAAAGTCTATTTTGGACAAATGA
- a CDS encoding branched-chain amino acid aminotransferase, whose product MNDTAQKITVEKAQTSKIDQVDFDNLSFGSVFTDHMLVCDYKNGAWETPKIIPYQPITLEPSSKIFHYGQSIFEGMKAYKDAAGDTWLFRPFDNHKRFNISAKRMSIPEIPEEYFIEGLKTLLRLEKDWIPQSEGSSLYIRPFMFASGKGFHASPADEYKFMICLAPSGAYFSGKVKVLIEQTYSRSANGGVGYAKAGGNYAGQFYPTQLAVKKGYNQVIWTDDNTHEYIEEAGAMNIFVRIKDTLITGPTSDRILDGITRKSIIEIAKDEGIPVEVRKITVTEVVDAAKNGSLKEMFGAGTAAVVSPIAAFGYNDTDYDLPELPNSYARRMKERIIDIQYNKAEDIFGWRHKV is encoded by the coding sequence ATGAACGATACGGCCCAAAAAATTACGGTTGAAAAAGCGCAGACGTCTAAAATAGACCAGGTAGATTTTGACAATCTATCCTTTGGTAGCGTTTTTACCGACCACATGTTGGTTTGTGATTACAAGAACGGTGCTTGGGAAACACCAAAAATAATTCCTTACCAGCCGATTACTCTTGAACCTTCCTCTAAAATATTCCATTATGGGCAATCAATCTTTGAAGGTATGAAAGCTTATAAGGATGCTGCTGGCGATACTTGGCTATTTAGACCTTTCGACAACCATAAGCGGTTTAATATATCAGCAAAAAGAATGTCGATTCCCGAAATTCCCGAAGAATATTTTATTGAAGGACTAAAAACCCTTTTACGATTGGAAAAAGATTGGATTCCACAATCCGAAGGAAGTTCACTGTATATAAGACCGTTTATGTTCGCATCTGGAAAAGGTTTTCACGCCTCCCCAGCAGACGAATACAAGTTTATGATATGCTTGGCACCGTCTGGCGCATATTTTTCTGGAAAGGTAAAAGTATTGATAGAGCAAACCTATTCACGCTCGGCCAACGGTGGTGTTGGCTATGCAAAAGCGGGGGGGAATTACGCAGGACAGTTTTACCCGACCCAGCTTGCCGTAAAAAAAGGATATAACCAAGTGATTTGGACAGATGACAATACCCATGAATATATCGAGGAAGCAGGAGCCATGAATATTTTTGTGAGAATCAAAGACACATTGATCACCGGACCAACAAGTGATAGGATATTGGACGGTATCACCAGAAAAAGTATCATTGAAATCGCAAAAGATGAAGGCATACCGGTAGAAGTACGTAAAATTACCGTTACCGAGGTCGTTGATGCAGCAAAAAACGGAAGCTTAAAAGAAATGTTCGGTGCTGGTACCGCAGCTGTAGTCTCCCCAATCGCTGCGTTTGGATATAATGATACCGATTACGATTTGCCCGAACTGCCCAACAGCTATGCCCGCAGAATGAAAGAGCGCATCATTGACATACAATATAACAAGGCAGAGGATATTTTTGGTTGGCGCCATAAAGTATAA
- a CDS encoding DUF4920 domain-containing protein, with product MKRFNILLVLLLVCFIGYGQEIDKKDWDKAAKDAEYKVFGEKFTVTKAMNASTMSKQYDGLKVSDTLDTNFTAKVKEVCQSKGCWMKLELQDGKEAMVRFKDYGFFVPMDISGRDVVVNGKAFVNEMSVADQRHYAEDAGASENELEKINAPKKTFSFLASGVILKE from the coding sequence ATGAAACGTTTTAACATTTTACTTGTGCTTTTATTGGTATGTTTTATTGGTTACGGACAGGAAATCGATAAAAAAGATTGGGACAAAGCAGCTAAGGATGCTGAATACAAGGTATTTGGAGAAAAGTTTACCGTGACCAAAGCCATGAACGCCTCTACTATGTCGAAACAGTATGATGGTTTAAAAGTATCGGACACGCTTGATACCAATTTTACGGCCAAGGTCAAAGAGGTGTGCCAATCTAAAGGCTGTTGGATGAAATTGGAGTTACAGGACGGTAAGGAGGCGATGGTACGATTTAAAGATTATGGCTTTTTTGTGCCGATGGATATATCGGGCAGGGATGTGGTCGTAAATGGCAAGGCTTTCGTGAACGAAATGAGCGTTGCTGATCAAAGGCATTACGCTGAAGATGCTGGAGCATCTGAAAACGAGCTTGAGAAAATCAATGCCCCTAAAAAAACGTTCAGCTTTTTGGCAAGCGGTGTTATTTTGAAAGAATAG
- the mnmD gene encoding tRNA (5-methylaminomethyl-2-thiouridine)(34)-methyltransferase MnmD → MKRKIITTGDGSKTIQIQDWNEQYHSVHGAVQEAYHVFIDHGLNCFTNSDIAILEIGFGTGLNALITWIMSERLNLDVTYTGVEAYPVSSEEIQELDYISRLEAESHSNGFEKMHASNWEETVHISKKFKLLKQQKDFLRIADENRFDLIYFDAFGARVQPELWTAVIFEKMFNALKKGGILVTYSAKGSVRRAMQCVGFTVERLPGPPGKREMLRARKI, encoded by the coding sequence TTGAAACGTAAAATCATAACCACGGGCGATGGTTCAAAAACCATCCAGATTCAAGATTGGAACGAACAGTACCACTCTGTTCATGGTGCGGTACAAGAGGCCTATCATGTTTTTATAGACCATGGGCTTAACTGTTTTACAAACAGCGACATCGCAATTTTGGAGATAGGTTTTGGTACGGGACTCAATGCATTGATTACTTGGATAATGTCCGAAAGATTGAACTTGGACGTTACGTATACAGGTGTCGAGGCTTATCCCGTTTCAAGTGAGGAAATACAGGAGTTGGATTATATATCCCGATTAGAGGCCGAATCGCACTCAAATGGTTTTGAAAAAATGCATGCATCAAATTGGGAAGAAACAGTGCATATCTCAAAGAAATTCAAACTTCTAAAACAGCAAAAAGATTTTTTACGTATCGCCGATGAAAATAGGTTCGACCTAATATATTTTGATGCTTTTGGCGCTCGTGTTCAACCAGAATTATGGACAGCGGTCATTTTTGAAAAAATGTTCAATGCGCTCAAAAAAGGTGGCATTTTGGTCACATATTCTGCCAAAGGCAGCGTAAGGCGAGCCATGCAGTGCGTAGGTTTTACGGTAGAACGTTTGCCCGGTCCCCCTGGGAAACGGGAAATGTTGAGGGCGAGAAAAATTTAA
- a CDS encoding TIGR01777 family oxidoreductase, producing MKKERQKILITGATGLVGSEIVKLCQQQNFTVHYLTTSKEKIVSKDSYKGFYWNPDANEIDLNCFEGITAIINLAGASISKRWTDSYKQKVLSSRINSLRTLYHGVKKTGSDNIKSFVSASAIGIYPNSLVNYYTEEETAVDNSFLGDVVEAWEKEIDTFNDFDFSVAKIRIGLVLSTNGGALPEMAKPIKNYVGAAFGSGDQWQSWVHLNDLARAFMFVISNKLQGTYNGVGPNPVTNDKLTKEIAKVLDRPLILPNVPKFMMKLILGEMSYILFASQRVSCKKLEEEGFTFNYMNVCRALENLYQKEEKAPAQRKTYDNEFV from the coding sequence ATGAAAAAGGAACGTCAAAAAATATTGATAACCGGAGCTACCGGACTTGTAGGTTCCGAAATCGTGAAGCTTTGTCAACAGCAAAACTTTACGGTTCATTATTTGACTACGAGCAAAGAAAAAATAGTATCAAAAGATTCATACAAAGGATTTTATTGGAATCCGGATGCAAATGAAATAGACCTCAATTGTTTCGAAGGCATAACAGCCATCATCAATTTGGCCGGGGCCAGTATCTCAAAAAGGTGGACGGATAGTTACAAGCAAAAAGTCCTATCAAGTAGGATAAATAGTCTTAGAACATTGTATCATGGCGTAAAGAAAACAGGTTCCGATAACATTAAATCTTTTGTTTCTGCTTCTGCCATAGGTATTTACCCTAATTCATTGGTAAATTATTATACCGAGGAAGAAACCGCTGTAGACAATAGTTTTTTAGGGGATGTCGTCGAAGCTTGGGAAAAGGAAATCGACACATTCAATGATTTTGATTTCAGCGTTGCCAAAATCAGGATAGGATTGGTTCTGTCGACCAATGGCGGGGCCCTACCTGAAATGGCGAAGCCGATTAAAAACTATGTGGGTGCCGCTTTCGGTTCAGGCGACCAATGGCAATCTTGGGTGCATTTAAACGATTTGGCACGGGCGTTTATGTTCGTGATTTCGAACAAATTACAGGGAACATATAACGGTGTAGGGCCAAACCCCGTCACAAATGATAAACTTACCAAGGAAATCGCTAAGGTGCTGGATCGACCCCTTATTCTGCCGAACGTTCCAAAATTTATGATGAAATTGATTTTAGGCGAAATGTCCTATATTTTATTTGCAAGCCAGCGTGTAAGTTGCAAAAAGTTGGAAGAAGAAGGTTTTACATTCAACTATATGAATGTATGTAGGGCTTTGGAAAATCTTTATCAAAAGGAAGAAAAAGCACCTGCACAAAGAAAGACTTATGACAACGAGTTTGTATGA
- a CDS encoding nucleotide exchange factor GrpE — MSKKNNTEEIDEKTSETQINNEENLTEDQVSEANGESVEEVSVEEQLREDLGKEKDKFLRLFAEFENYKKRTSKERMELFKTAGQEVIVSLLPVMDDFDRALKEISKSKDKEMFKGVELIQNKFKETLKAKGLEEVKAKAGDVFDAEVHDAITQIPAPSKKMKGKIVDVIEKGFKLGDRIIRHPKVVVGN; from the coding sequence ATGAGCAAAAAAAATAATACGGAAGAGATAGATGAAAAAACTTCCGAAACTCAAATAAACAACGAAGAAAATTTGACCGAAGACCAAGTTTCCGAAGCTAATGGAGAATCCGTTGAGGAAGTATCGGTCGAAGAGCAGTTGCGAGAAGATTTAGGAAAAGAAAAAGATAAGTTCTTGCGCCTCTTCGCTGAGTTTGAAAATTATAAAAAGCGAACCTCCAAGGAGCGTATGGAGCTCTTTAAGACGGCAGGTCAAGAGGTTATTGTATCGTTACTTCCCGTTATGGATGATTTTGACAGGGCCCTCAAGGAAATTTCCAAATCTAAGGATAAAGAAATGTTCAAAGGGGTTGAATTGATACAGAACAAGTTCAAAGAGACCCTAAAGGCCAAGGGGCTTGAGGAAGTAAAGGCGAAGGCCGGTGATGTTTTTGATGCCGAAGTACACGATGCCATAACACAAATTCCCGCTCCTAGCAAAAAAATGAAAGGAAAGATTGTTGACGTAATCGAAAAAGGATTTAAGTTAGGAGATAGAATAATACGCCATCCCAAAGTAGTAGTTGGGAATTAA
- the dnaJ gene encoding molecular chaperone DnaJ has translation MKQDFYEILGISKSASAAEIKKAYRKKAIEFHPDKNPGDAKAEEMFKKAAEAYEVLSDPDKKARYDQYGHAAFEGGGFGGAGGGMNMDDIFSQFGDIFGSAFGGGGGFSGFGGFGGGQRRVKGSNLRIRVKLTLEEIANGVEKKVKVRRKVQASGVTYKTCSTCNGQGQVTKIQNTILGRMQTAAPCNTCGGSGQILDKRPSDADAQGLKVAEETVSIKIPAGVEGGMQLKVPNKGNEAPGNGVPGDLLVAIETKDHETLKREGDNLHYDLYISISEAVLGTSKEIDSVSGKVRIKLEPGIQSGKILRLRGKGISSLNGYGAGDLLVHVNVWTPKELNKEQREFFERMQKTENFEPKPEKSDKSFFEKVKDMFS, from the coding sequence ATGAAGCAGGATTTTTATGAAATATTGGGCATCTCAAAAAGTGCCAGTGCCGCTGAAATAAAGAAGGCGTACCGTAAAAAGGCAATAGAATTTCACCCGGATAAAAATCCCGGGGATGCCAAGGCAGAGGAGATGTTCAAAAAAGCTGCCGAGGCCTACGAGGTGTTGAGCGACCCCGATAAAAAGGCACGATATGATCAGTATGGCCATGCCGCTTTTGAAGGTGGTGGTTTTGGCGGTGCTGGGGGAGGTATGAATATGGATGATATCTTTAGTCAGTTCGGGGATATCTTTGGTAGTGCTTTTGGTGGTGGTGGCGGTTTTAGTGGTTTTGGCGGCTTTGGGGGTGGCCAAAGACGTGTTAAGGGCAGCAACCTTAGAATTAGGGTCAAGCTCACGTTAGAGGAAATTGCCAACGGTGTAGAAAAAAAAGTAAAGGTCCGCAGAAAAGTTCAAGCCAGCGGTGTTACCTATAAAACCTGTTCAACGTGTAATGGCCAAGGGCAGGTCACCAAAATACAGAATACGATTTTAGGTAGAATGCAAACCGCAGCACCCTGCAATACCTGTGGCGGTAGCGGTCAAATTTTGGACAAACGCCCCAGCGATGCGGATGCTCAGGGTTTAAAGGTCGCTGAGGAAACGGTTTCCATCAAAATACCCGCAGGTGTTGAGGGAGGTATGCAACTCAAAGTTCCAAATAAAGGTAACGAGGCTCCAGGTAATGGGGTGCCCGGTGATTTGTTGGTAGCCATTGAAACCAAAGATCACGAAACCTTAAAAAGAGAAGGTGACAATCTACATTATGATTTGTATATAAGTATTTCTGAAGCTGTTTTGGGTACTTCCAAGGAAATTGATTCGGTAAGTGGTAAGGTGCGTATCAAATTGGAACCTGGAATTCAATCAGGAAAAATATTGAGATTGAGAGGAAAAGGTATTTCGAGTTTGAACGGGTATGGTGCGGGTGATCTTTTGGTACATGTTAACGTTTGGACGCCCAAGGAGCTCAACAAAGAGCAGCGCGAATTTTTTGAGCGTATGCAAAAGACCGAGAATTTTGAACCAAAACCAGAAAAATCCGACAAATCGTTCTTTGAAAAAGTTAAAGATATGTTCTCGTAA
- a CDS encoding ABC transporter ATP-binding protein, which yields MNTVLVAENVTKKYGEHVALNNVSLEIPKNSIYGLLGPNGAGKTTLIRIINQITFPDEGAVYFDGEPLKPQHISMIGYLPEERGLYKSMKVGEQALYLAQLKGIEKAEAKKRLKFWFDKFGIGDWWGKKVQELSKGMAQKIQFIVTVLHEPKLLIFDEPFSGFDPINANIIKDEILKLKANGTSIIFSTHRMESVEELCEYIALIHESEKILDGKLSDIKKAYKNNIFNVGIEAPNGEALLNELNGKFQILSSKDNKPDMQLDVSVQLPSSQTKEFLGYLSEKGNINHFEETIPSANDIFIQTIQNRRK from the coding sequence ATGAATACAGTTCTGGTCGCAGAAAACGTTACCAAGAAATATGGGGAACATGTTGCACTCAACAATGTTTCGTTGGAAATACCTAAAAATAGCATTTATGGGCTATTGGGCCCCAATGGTGCAGGTAAGACCACATTGATCAGAATCATAAATCAGATCACCTTTCCGGACGAAGGTGCCGTTTATTTTGACGGAGAACCTCTAAAGCCCCAACATATAAGTATGATAGGGTATTTACCCGAGGAAAGAGGACTCTACAAAAGTATGAAAGTAGGCGAACAAGCCTTGTATTTGGCACAGCTAAAAGGCATAGAAAAAGCTGAGGCAAAGAAAAGATTGAAATTTTGGTTTGATAAATTCGGAATCGGTGATTGGTGGGGTAAAAAAGTACAAGAACTTTCCAAAGGTATGGCCCAGAAAATCCAATTTATAGTTACCGTATTGCACGAGCCAAAATTGTTGATTTTTGATGAGCCATTTAGTGGCTTTGACCCTATTAATGCCAATATTATCAAAGATGAAATTTTAAAACTGAAGGCGAACGGTACTTCGATTATTTTTTCTACCCACAGGATGGAATCTGTAGAGGAACTATGTGAATACATTGCTTTGATCCATGAATCCGAAAAAATACTGGACGGTAAGTTGTCGGACATAAAGAAGGCCTACAAAAACAATATTTTTAACGTAGGTATTGAAGCACCTAATGGTGAAGCACTCTTGAATGAGCTCAACGGTAAATTTCAAATTCTTTCTTCAAAAGACAACAAACCCGATATGCAATTGGATGTTTCCGTTCAGTTGCCTTCATCCCAAACCAAGGAATTTTTGGGTTATTTATCCGAGAAGGGCAACATCAACCATTTTGAGGAGACCATCCCTAGTGCCAACGATATTTTTATTCAAACCATACAAAACAGGCGTAAATGA